Below is a genomic region from Spirosoma radiotolerans.
GTCGACGCCAAACCCTACAGTTACGTTCAGTAAGCCAGGTACCTATCCGGCCACGCTAACAGTGACCGATGCCGCCGGACATGTAGCCACGAAAACCATGGAGATAAAAGTTGGTAACGACGAGCCAAAAGTGGAAGTAGCCGTAGCCGGAAACAAGACGTTTTACTTTCCTGACAAACCGGTTAAGTATTCGGTAAAGGTTATGGATAAAGAAGATGGCACCTTACAGAAAGGCATTAGCCCCGAGGATGTGACCATGACGATCGACTACCTCGAAGGGTTCGACAAAACGATGCTTGCCCAAGGCCACCAGGCCAATTTAGGCTTCTCGTCGGGAAAACGCCTGATTGAGTTGAGCGATTGTAAGGCCTGTCATGCCATTGATAAAAAATCAATTGGACCCGCTTACATCGATGTTGCTAAGAAATACAAAGGTGCCTTCCAGATCGAAGGAAAACTGGCGCGCAAAGTCATTACAGGTGGCGGTGGCGTTTGGGGCGAACAAGCCATGAGTGCGCACCCTCAGCTAAAAGAAAGCGAAGCGACTGATATGGTACGCTATATTCTTTCCTTAGCCGACGAAAAGAAAGCGAACCGTCAGCCATTGGCCGGTGATTATGTACCCGCTCAACAAAAGAAGGACGGCTCATACATCCTGACCGCCAGCTATACCGACCGGGGCAACGGTGCGATTGGTCCATTAACGGGCTCAACGTCACTAGCTCTGCGGTCGCCATCTGTAAAAGCGGTTTCGGCCGATGGCAAGCAGGATATTTTCCAGTATGACATTCCTAAACTGGGGCCAGCCGCTATCGGCACAAAATCGGGCAGTTATCTAGTGTTCAACGACATTGATCTAACCGGTATTCAAAGCATTTCACCATCCGTATTTGCCTCTAACGATCAGGTAGCGGGCGGTAAACTCGAAGCGCGGCTTGATTCGCCCACGGGCACCCTGCTTGGAGAAGCTGATGTCAAGAAAGGCACCGAAGGCGCAGTTAACCTCCCCTTCCGCCAACCCGTTTCGGGGGTTCATAAGCTCTATCTGATTTTCGTCAATCCCGAAGCCAAACAGAAACCGCTATTTGCGGTCGATAAAGTACAGTTCTCGACGCAGGGCATGTAAATGAACTCCATCTGTAAAAACGAAAAGCGCCCCAACCAGGACTGGTTGGGGCGCTTTTCGTTTGAAATGAGTCTATCAATACCGGATTCCAGCCCAGCCATATGGAGTCTGGCGGGCGCTTATCCGATCGATAATATGCTGCTTGATCAGGGCATCGTATGCAGCATCGGTTAACTTTTTCCCCTTCTGCTTGGGCAGCTTCAGGTCGTCGGGTGTGAGCGAGCGGAAAGCCACATTAGCAGCTTCAATTGTAACGTCACCATCATTAATGTCCAGTTCAAGAATGAGTCCGGGCAGGCCGTTCATGCGTTCGGGGCCAGCTGATACAGGTATATCCTGCGCAAACCAGGCAGTTATTTTCTGCTTCTTGATTGGGTCTTCTGTCTCGGCTTTCATACAGATATAGCCAGCAACCTCCTTGATCTGATTGCCAATTTTCCAGGCCGGGGCGTGCAATGAATCGTCAACGATGTACGTTTTGCCCAGCATTTCGATAATGTCTATCTTCTTGTCTTTCTCGAAATTACGGTACAGATAAAACTCCCCTTTCCGCCGAGAGTACCCCCCTTCTTCCGGTTCATCACTATTGTACGTGTATAGGCTTTCTTTCGGGCTGAAAGCCAGTTTCATCTTGTCCCCTTTGTTATCCGCTTCCCAATTTTTCCAGGTTTGCGTTTCGCGGTCTTTCTCTTCCTGGCTCAGAAACGTTAAGCGGTTAGTAATTTTCAACCAGTGGTCTTTTCGAACATAGGTAACGACACCTTCATTTTTTTGCGCCATTGTTGCCAAACTGGTCAACAGGCACAGGAGTATGACTATATTTTTCATAATACAGAATTAATTAAAATCAATAAAAGCCATCCCGGCGTATCTTGGTCTGAACACCCCGCATGTTATACGTGAAGCCGATGGTAAAGTACCGGGCCAGGGTTTGAATCGTTTCCGACTGCGTATAGTTGACCCCCCGATTCAAGGTCACGGCTACGTTGCGATTCAGCATGTCAACTGCCGTCAGACGGATTTCGGCCCGTTTCGCTTTGCCCAGAATATGGTACACGGACGCGTTCCAGATCGGAATCCGCTGATCAAAGTTTAACTGTTCATTTTTGTTGATCCTGTAGTTCAGGCTTGTATTGATATACAGATCATGCGGCAGTTTTAGGTTTAGATCACCACTGAAGTTATTGTTAGTAAAGATTTGATTCCGGTTTGAACTGATCGAAAACTGGTTATTGGTTATACTGAAATTGGCATTGGCATAAAAAGTTAGCCAATCAGCTGGCGTTAAGCTCAGCCGTGTACCAGCATTATAATTCTGAAAACGTGTATCGTTAATTACATCATTGATCCTGGCCGGTGTGTTACCTGATCCAACACCGACATTTAAATCCAGCGTTGCCTTCGTTTTCTTTAAAGGAAATCCAAAACCAAGGTAGGAGCCAAGATTTTGGCCACCCGACAAGTTTTCGGGCGTTATAACGGTAACTAGCGTTTGAGGATCTGTTTTTTGGCTGTAAACAATTTGATTAACATATTTAGTACCGTATAAGCTAATGTAGGCGTTAATGAAGTTTCCCGGATTAAAATAGTTAAAATAAGCATTAACATTATGACCCAATTGCGGCAGGAGATTGGGATTGCCCTGGTTGATATACAAGGGGTTGCTGTTGTTTCGAACAGGCTGTAAATCCCGGGACGTTGGTATTTGAACGCTGACATTGTAGCCTACGTACAAATACCGGTTTTTTTTCAGATCATAGTTTAAGCCGATATTCGGAATCATAGTTGTAAATACCCGGCTGATGGGTGTAAACGTGGCCGATGTCTGATCCGGAGCGAACTGCCCATTCAGCGTAAAGCGCTGGCCAGCCAGACCCGCTGACACGTTCAGTCCCTTGTACGAATACCGAACACTGCTGCCCAGCCGATTGTATACATAGTTATTTTTGTAGTAGAGGCTCAATGTATCATTGCGGACGTATCGGCTATCGCCCCGGTTGAATACGTCACGATCGACCTCATCGTACCGAAGGCTGAAATTGAAGAACGTTTCCCAGGTAAACCGTTTGGCGAAGGGCTCCACGTATTGCAGGCTGGCTTTGTATTCGCTGCGCACAATGTCGTTGCGCTGATCCTGGTGTATATCCGCCGATTTATCGGCTGCAGTGATCGGCCCGGAATACGTATTTTCAGAATCCAGGATCAGGTTCGCGTTGTTAGTGTTTACTTCATAAGTAGCGCTGGCGGCAATACTGCGGCCTTTTTTGTGCATTTTATGCCTGAAAATAAACGAGTTGGAGGTAGCAAATTGCCGCTGATCGCTGGCGTTTGTGCTTTCGTTATGCGTGGCGGCTCCATTGCTGCGCGTCAGGTCCTGAATCCGAAAAAGGCGCGCATTCCCAACACCATAGCGGCTGTTATTGATAAAAATCAGGGTATTGAGTGTATCGAGCTGTTTTTCGTAGCGTAAACTTACCCGGTGATTCCCGTTGAAGTTAACCTGATTGCTTGTCTCGTTTGTGGAATAGGTACTCTGTGGCAGCGTTACATCCCGGAGCCGCTGGGCGTCCAGTTCCAGCCGGGTCTGGTTATAATAGTAGCTCCCACTCCACTTCTTCTCTTTCGTATCGAAGTTATAATTGGCGCCACCAGCCGCATTATTGGAGAAGCCAACACCCTGCCGTCCACTCACCGGAATGCCCAGCCCTTCGTCGCCACTGTCGGAGAAATAGAAGAACCCCCCTCCGCTAAAGCCGAAATCGGCGTTCTGATTGGAGTTATATGCATTACTTCCCCTAAAATCCTGGTAATCATCGCGGGAGAGTCCCTGCTGGTTTGTATTGTTGCCTAACCCAACCAGTGAAAACTGATGCTTGGCATTGAATTTATTGTAGATACCTTTTGCTTCAGCCCGCGCCGATACATTGTTGGAAGCCGGGCCTCCGGCCGCAGTTACTTTACCAAAACCACCTTTCTTAAATTCCTCTTTCAGCTCCAGGTTAATCGTTTTTTCCTTCTTGCCGTCGTCGACGCCCGTTAGTTTGGCCTGTTCCGTTTTATCGTTAAATACCTGCACTTTGGTGATGGCTTCAGCCTGCAAGTTTTTAGTCGCCTGCTTGGGATCATTTCCAAAAAAGTTCTTGCCATCGACGGTCAACTTCTTCACATCCTGCCCTTGCGCCCGAATATTGCCGTCCTGGTCGATCTGCACACCGGGCAGCTTACGCAATAAATCTTCGACGGTTGAACCCGGCGGCACTTTGAATGAACTGGCATTATACTCGATCGTGTCCCCCTTGATGGTCAGAGGTGCCTTGGCTGTTCGTACCACAACCTCCATCAATTCCCGGGTGATGGGCTTCAACTTTAGAGCACCCAGGTCCATCACAGCCTCTGTGGCGGGCTTTATGACAGCGTTGTAAGGAATGAGACCTACGTACGAAATCTTCAAGACGTAATTGCCCACTTTTATATTTTTAAAGGCGAATGCGCCATTATCGCCAGCGCGGGTGAAGTTGACGAGCGAGGAATCTTTGGCGCTCAGCAGCATGACTGTCGAGGAAGGCAACGGTACCGATGAGGTGTCAACGGCTCGGCCCTGTAGTGTAAAACGTGTTATACCGGGTGGACTTTGGGCATAGAGTGCGGCTGAGAGCAGGCATAGCATAGCCAGCAGGAAGAGTTTTTTCATCCGTGAAAAGGTAAAAGGTTGAGGTGTAAGGGTAGCAAAGCTAAGCGCGATGGCGGCAAATGCTCATACCATTAACGTTTTTTAACTAAATTTATAGTAGTGAATTTAGTTATTGGTTAACGGCACTGATAATGAGTCACTTTCAGGCAAAAGCGTTGCAGACGCTAACCCATAAGATGACTTTTTATAGAAAATTCCACACGGACGGGGCTACTTTTTATAAAGTAGGGCTAGCGGCTCGAAAAAGATGATGCCAAAACGTCGCGAATGGCTCGGGCTTTCAATAAACATTCCTCCCATTCCTGCTCCGGTTCGGCGTCGTAGGTAATGGCGCTACCGACCGAAAAGGACGCGTATTCGCTTTCAGCATTATAAAGCAGCGTTCGGATAACGACGCTGAAATCAAAATCAGCCTCAGGGGTTATGAAGCCGATTGCCCCCGAATACACGCCCCGCCGGCTAACTTCCAGGTCGTCGATCAACTGCATGGAGCGAATTTTGGGAGCTCCGGTCATACTCCCCATCGGAAAGGCATGGCGAATGGCTTCGGCCCAGGAAACGCGTTCGTGCAGTGTGGCCGACACGGTCGAAATCATCTGAAACACTTGCTGAAATCCGTAAATACCAAACAGTTCATCAACACCAATCGACCCTGTTTGGGCACTACGCGCAAGGTCGTTCCGCACTAAATCAACAATCATCAGATTTTCGGCCCGCTCCTTCTCCGAGTTGAGTAGATAAGCACGCAGAGCCATATCTTCGTCGGGCGTTTGTCCGCGCCGAACGGTGCCCTTAATAGGCTGCGACAAAATCCGATCGCCTGTTTTCTTCAAAAAACGTTCGGGCGAGGCACCCATTACATACCGGTCACCCATTTTCATAAAACTTGAAAACGGCATGGGAGAGCGCTCAGTTAAAGCGCGGTACGTCCCTAGCGGATCTATGTTCCCTGCCTGTTGAGCGAAGAACTCGATGCAATAGTTTAGTTCATAAACATCGCCGGCCCGAATGTGATCCTGAATCCGACGAACAGTAGCCAGATAATCTTCTGACAAAACCCGGCATTGGATTTCTACAGGAGAGGCAGGGAAAGAAACCGGAGAAACAATCGGAACAAATGACCGTAGTTGCTTTAGCAAAGCGCCGGTGTCACCCTCGCCCTGTATAATCAGCGCATCACCTAAAACGTCGGATTCCTCGAAATCGATAATCCACGCTGGCTCAACAAAATAAGCATCCGGAAACTGAAGTCGGTCTGGGTTGCGGCTGGTCAGGTTCTCCAGCTGATTTTTGAGATCGTAGCCTAAATAACCGACCAGGTAAGCTGGCTTTTCGCGGTGAGCCTGCTGGAGTACGTCAAACACATCGTCCCGAGTGGCTTCATTCTCCGAAAACGAAATGACCCGTTTCGCCCCGACAAAAAGCCGGTTAGGAAAGGGGTCATTTGGGTAATCAATTCCGTTATTATTCAGAAAGGCAACAAAACCGTCTTCGTGGGCCTCTTCGGCAATTGCCCAGGCCAGCGCCTGCCAACGCCAGCTTGACAGATCTTCGACTGACACACGAACACTATTCATCGTTAGACGGGTAACAGTCGGACATCAACCGCGATATCTTTTCCTTCGGCGTTACGGCCAACGGTGAATTCGACTTCATCATCTACCTGCAATTCATTGAAGTCTGTATCAATCAGGCTGGTATAGTGGAAAAACAGATTATTAGGGGGGTAATTGACAAAACCATAGCCTGTTTTGAGGCTACGGATGGTGCTAATTTTTCGTCCTTCCGGATCATCATCGATGGTGTCGGCGAGGTTGTAATTAGGCTCGTCAGACGATGGATACGCTTCTTCATAGGCATCGCCCGCGCTGAGTTCGCCAAAGCTGTTTCCGTTGTTAAAGGAACTTCCATTGCCTGATCCTGACACAGCCGAAAAGGTTGGCCTTGCCTGCTGTTTGACAAACAGGTTCTGAATGATCATATCATTCCGGCGGCTCCGGTCATCAATCAGACCGTGCATGGCCACCGGATACGAAACTTCTTCCAGCAAATCCTGCGATGTGCGGGTCACCTGCTTTTCTCCCTGCTCGTTCAGGAATTCAAAATCCCAGCTGAGAACCATAATTCGTGAGCCAAGCGTATTGAGTTTCCGAATCAGCGGCACATAATCGCCATCCGACGTAATTAACACAACAACGTCGAATTTTTTGTACTGAGCGAGTTCAAAGGCTTCCAGCGCCAGCCACACATCAATTCCTTTTTCCTGCCGGTAACCCTGATACGTTTTTACGGGCAAATAGTGTGTAACTACCCCTTCCGACATCAAAATATCATCGAACAGGCGATCATAAAATAGTTGATTACCACGCTGATTTGCTTCATGGGCATTGAGCCGCCCCCGGAAATAATGGGCATCTACAATTTGACAAAGCCGTTCATTCACGCCCTCTTCTTCGGCTACCTGCCGACGAATGAACGCGTGTAATCCCGAAATACTGATACGACTGCGACGTTCGTGAGAATAGTTATAATAATTGCTTACGTGTAGAAAATAATTACCGTCATAAAAAACCCCGATGCGGGTCAATCTTGATGCTTCTGCTGGCATGTTATTACTTAAGAGTTATTAGGTGTATGTTTATTCGGTACGTCAATTAAGGATAATTGCTATCTTTTACGGCTATCTGTCTGAGTCGGTAGAACTATACTTATACGAACAGCTTTCTTTTACAGGCACTTGTAGAAACACTACATTACGAAATGTAGCGGAAGCGGATACGATAAATAATGATATGGATATGGATATTGATAGAAACGGTAAAAATAGCTATGCAGGTACGCTTCTGCAAAAATAGCATATTTTCGTTTGCAATACGCTCTGACCGTATCTTTGTCCGATTTCTCTTATTCATTGTATGCAAAAGATAGTATTTGTTGACCGTGACGGAACGCTCATTGCCGAGCCACAGCCCGATCAACAGGTTGACTCACTGGCTAAACTCGACTACATTCCGAAGGCGATTTCGGCCATGCGGAAAATCGCCGAAGAAACGAATTACGAATTAGTCATGGTTACCAATCAGGATGGACTCGGTACCGATTCGTTCCCCGAAGACACCTTCTGGCCCGCCCACAACAAGATGATGGACACCTTCGCCGGCGAAAATGTCCATTTCGCAGCCGTTCACATCGACCGCCATTTCCCGCGCGATAACTCAACGACCCGGAAGCCGGGCATCGGCATGCTGACGCAGTACTTTGAGGCAGCCTATGACCTGGCCAATAGCTACGTGATTGGCGACCGGCTAACGGATGTTCAACTAGCCGTAAACCTGGGCGCCAAAGCCATTTTATTCCTGCCACCCAACGGCTTATCGACTGTACAGGCTGCCGACGTAGACGGCCTGACCGATGCAATGCAGGCCGCCATTGCCCTTAAAACAGGCGACTGGGACGAAATTTATGAGTTTCTGCGTTTGCCCATCCGCACAGCTACCGTTGAACGTAACACGAAGGAAACCCAGATTCGGGTTGACTTAAATCTGGACGGACGCGGTCGTGCCGACATTCACACGGGACTTGGCTTTTTCGACCACATGCTCGATCAGGTGGCGAAGCACTCGGGTGCCGATCTCACTATTCATGTTAATGGCGATCTGCATATCGATGAACACCACACCATTGAAGATACGGCACTAGCGCTCGGCGAAGCCTACCGTCGTGCCCTCGGCGATAAACGGGGCATTAGCCGCTACGGTTTTTTGTTGCCTATGGATGAAGCGCTGGCCCAGGTAGGCATTGATTTTTCGGGTCGTCCGTGGCTGGTCTGGAACGCGGAATTTAAGCGGGAAAAAATTGGCGACATGCCAACTGAAATGTTCTACCATTTCTTCAAATCCTTCTCAGACACAGCCCTTTGCAACCTGAACATCAAGGTTGAAGGCGACAATGAACACCATAAAATCGAAGCCATTTTCAAGGCATTTGCCAAAGCAATCAAGATGGCCGTTCGGCGAGATATCAATGAATTGGATAACCTGCCCAGCACGAAAGGTGTTTTATAATCAAAAAATCGACCAGGTCTTAGCGATCTGATAGGTTTAAAATCAAAAGGCTATCGTATTTTTGCACCAGCATTCAACTGAAAACTGACATGGATTTATCAACACCTTTGACACTTCTGTTTTACGCGGTACTGCTGGCGTCGGCGTTTGTAACGGGCCGCTGGTTAGAGCGCAAAGACCGGAAGTACTAAGCTGGTTTACAGTTTATGGAGTACGGGTTGGCCTTCACGGCTTTCTGGCAATGGCTCAACCACCGGAAAGGCCAGCCCGTAAACCCTAAACGATATACCACTCCCCAAGTACATGCTCAGTACCCTTACGCGTTGGTTATTTAAACTATGGGGATGGCGGGTTGTCGGCCCTATCCCAACCGTTCCTAAAGCAATTTGGGTAGTTGCTCCGCACACAACCAACTGGGATTTTCTGCTCGGACTGGGCATCCGGCCCACCATTCATATCTGGATCCAGTATCTGG
It encodes:
- a CDS encoding NYN domain-containing protein, translating into MPAEASRLTRIGVFYDGNYFLHVSNYYNYSHERRSRISISGLHAFIRRQVAEEEGVNERLCQIVDAHYFRGRLNAHEANQRGNQLFYDRLFDDILMSEGVVTHYLPVKTYQGYRQEKGIDVWLALEAFELAQYKKFDVVVLITSDGDYVPLIRKLNTLGSRIMVLSWDFEFLNEQGEKQVTRTSQDLLEEVSYPVAMHGLIDDRSRRNDMIIQNLFVKQQARPTFSAVSGSGNGSSFNNGNSFGELSAGDAYEEAYPSSDEPNYNLADTIDDDPEGRKISTIRSLKTGYGFVNYPPNNLFFHYTSLIDTDFNELQVDDEVEFTVGRNAEGKDIAVDVRLLPV
- the hisB gene encoding bifunctional histidinol-phosphatase/imidazoleglycerol-phosphate dehydratase HisB; this encodes MQKIVFVDRDGTLIAEPQPDQQVDSLAKLDYIPKAISAMRKIAEETNYELVMVTNQDGLGTDSFPEDTFWPAHNKMMDTFAGENVHFAAVHIDRHFPRDNSTTRKPGIGMLTQYFEAAYDLANSYVIGDRLTDVQLAVNLGAKAILFLPPNGLSTVQAADVDGLTDAMQAAIALKTGDWDEIYEFLRLPIRTATVERNTKETQIRVDLNLDGRGRADIHTGLGFFDHMLDQVAKHSGADLTIHVNGDLHIDEHHTIEDTALALGEAYRRALGDKRGISRYGFLLPMDEALAQVGIDFSGRPWLVWNAEFKREKIGDMPTEMFYHFFKSFSDTALCNLNIKVEGDNEHHKIEAIFKAFAKAIKMAVRRDINELDNLPSTKGVL
- a CDS encoding GLPGLI family protein, coding for MKNIVILLCLLTSLATMAQKNEGVVTYVRKDHWLKITNRLTFLSQEEKDRETQTWKNWEADNKGDKMKLAFSPKESLYTYNSDEPEEGGYSRRKGEFYLYRNFEKDKKIDIIEMLGKTYIVDDSLHAPAWKIGNQIKEVAGYICMKAETEDPIKKQKITAWFAQDIPVSAGPERMNGLPGLILELDINDGDVTIEAANVAFRSLTPDDLKLPKQKGKKLTDAAYDALIKQHIIDRISARQTPYGWAGIRY
- a CDS encoding anthranilate synthase component I family protein, encoding MNSVRVSVEDLSSWRWQALAWAIAEEAHEDGFVAFLNNNGIDYPNDPFPNRLFVGAKRVISFSENEATRDDVFDVLQQAHREKPAYLVGYLGYDLKNQLENLTSRNPDRLQFPDAYFVEPAWIIDFEESDVLGDALIIQGEGDTGALLKQLRSFVPIVSPVSFPASPVEIQCRVLSEDYLATVRRIQDHIRAGDVYELNYCIEFFAQQAGNIDPLGTYRALTERSPMPFSSFMKMGDRYVMGASPERFLKKTGDRILSQPIKGTVRRGQTPDEDMALRAYLLNSEKERAENLMIVDLVRNDLARSAQTGSIGVDELFGIYGFQQVFQMISTVSATLHERVSWAEAIRHAFPMGSMTGAPKIRSMQLIDDLEVSRRGVYSGAIGFITPEADFDFSVVIRTLLYNAESEYASFSVGSAITYDAEPEQEWEECLLKARAIRDVLASSFSSR
- a CDS encoding outer membrane beta-barrel protein, which codes for MKKLFLLAMLCLLSAALYAQSPPGITRFTLQGRAVDTSSVPLPSSTVMLLSAKDSSLVNFTRAGDNGAFAFKNIKVGNYVLKISYVGLIPYNAVIKPATEAVMDLGALKLKPITRELMEVVVRTAKAPLTIKGDTIEYNASSFKVPPGSTVEDLLRKLPGVQIDQDGNIRAQGQDVKKLTVDGKNFFGNDPKQATKNLQAEAITKVQVFNDKTEQAKLTGVDDGKKEKTINLELKEEFKKGGFGKVTAAGGPASNNVSARAEAKGIYNKFNAKHQFSLVGLGNNTNQQGLSRDDYQDFRGSNAYNSNQNADFGFSGGGFFYFSDSGDEGLGIPVSGRQGVGFSNNAAGGANYNFDTKEKKWSGSYYYNQTRLELDAQRLRDVTLPQSTYSTNETSNQVNFNGNHRVSLRYEKQLDTLNTLIFINNSRYGVGNARLFRIQDLTRSNGAATHNESTNASDQRQFATSNSFIFRHKMHKKGRSIAASATYEVNTNNANLILDSENTYSGPITAADKSADIHQDQRNDIVRSEYKASLQYVEPFAKRFTWETFFNFSLRYDEVDRDVFNRGDSRYVRNDTLSLYYKNNYVYNRLGSSVRYSYKGLNVSAGLAGQRFTLNGQFAPDQTSATFTPISRVFTTMIPNIGLNYDLKKNRYLYVGYNVSVQIPTSRDLQPVRNNSNPLYINQGNPNLLPQLGHNVNAYFNYFNPGNFINAYISLYGTKYVNQIVYSQKTDPQTLVTVITPENLSGGQNLGSYLGFGFPLKKTKATLDLNVGVGSGNTPARINDVINDTRFQNYNAGTRLSLTPADWLTFYANANFSITNNQFSISSNRNQIFTNNNFSGDLNLKLPHDLYINTSLNYRINKNEQLNFDQRIPIWNASVYHILGKAKRAEIRLTAVDMLNRNVAVTLNRGVNYTQSETIQTLARYFTIGFTYNMRGVQTKIRRDGFY